One segment of Nocardia farcinica DNA contains the following:
- a CDS encoding head-tail connector protein: MLVYAAPEDLADGWLTDLPDNTTATQLIRYASQLVREATRLDLYDTYPSGLPVDLDIAEAMREATCAQAAMWHLAGINPAAGTVGRELAVASQTADGGSVAYGDTITGAEVERSLSTLSGMALRILRNAGLASTRPCTW; this comes from the coding sequence ATGCTCGTCTACGCCGCCCCCGAAGACCTCGCAGACGGCTGGCTCACCGACCTCCCCGACAACACGACCGCGACACAGCTCATCCGGTACGCCTCGCAACTGGTCAGGGAAGCAACCCGCCTCGACCTCTACGACACCTACCCGTCCGGGCTGCCAGTCGACCTCGACATCGCCGAGGCGATGCGGGAGGCAACCTGCGCCCAGGCGGCGATGTGGCATCTCGCCGGCATCAACCCCGCCGCAGGAACAGTAGGCCGGGAGTTGGCGGTGGCGTCGCAAACCGCAGACGGCGGCAGCGTCGCCTACGGCGACACCATCACCGGCGCCGAGGTCGAACGGTCCCTGTCCACACTGTCGGGGATGGCGTTGCGGATCCTGCGTAATGCGGGGCTGGCGTCGACGAGGCCGTGCACATGGTGA
- a CDS encoding IPT/TIG domain-containing protein — MPAATFEQVADWKPSLIRRPNKGFVLIGDMSATIPAAFTSGVSAEFQDLGSAGFESLGLTAKDAPPTFRPEVESSDVEAWGALEPPRTDIISRKMSVSTTLLQTQRRSLELYSGLDLSTVTADATTKEIQWNDPTAPETRYHRLIFGMVDGSGADQIWILRILPRATVTEIGEQSWSQDGSLSYNVTWSAKIDETLGYSLKNVLCGPGVGPLLDEMGFEAVAAVPTISSHLPAGTLAAAGGESVALLGQHFTGTSAVTVGGTAATDYTVVDDGTLAITTPAKTAGSHNIVVTNATGPSTPYPVTYA, encoded by the coding sequence ATGCCCGCTGCAACTTTCGAGCAGGTCGCGGACTGGAAGCCGTCGCTGATCCGGCGCCCCAACAAGGGCTTCGTCCTCATCGGCGACATGAGCGCGACCATCCCCGCCGCATTCACCTCCGGCGTCTCCGCCGAATTCCAGGACCTCGGCTCGGCCGGCTTCGAAAGCCTCGGCCTGACCGCCAAGGACGCCCCGCCCACCTTCCGCCCCGAGGTCGAGTCCTCGGATGTCGAGGCGTGGGGCGCACTGGAGCCGCCCCGCACCGACATCATCTCCCGCAAGATGAGCGTGTCGACCACCCTGTTGCAGACCCAGCGCCGCAGCCTGGAACTGTACTCGGGCCTGGACCTGTCCACCGTGACCGCTGATGCGACCACGAAGGAAATCCAGTGGAACGACCCGACCGCCCCCGAGACCCGCTACCACCGACTGATCTTCGGAATGGTCGACGGGTCGGGCGCCGACCAGATCTGGATCCTGCGGATCCTGCCGCGCGCCACCGTCACCGAGATCGGTGAGCAGTCGTGGAGCCAGGACGGCTCCCTGTCCTACAACGTCACCTGGTCGGCGAAGATCGATGAGACTCTCGGCTACTCGCTGAAGAACGTCCTCTGCGGTCCGGGCGTCGGCCCGCTGCTCGACGAGATGGGCTTCGAAGCCGTCGCCGCCGTCCCGACCATCTCCTCGCACCTGCCCGCCGGCACGCTCGCCGCGGCCGGTGGCGAATCGGTGGCTCTGCTGGGCCAGCACTTCACCGGCACCAGCGCGGTCACCGTGGGCGGCACCGCCGCGACCGATTACACCGTCGTCGACGACGGCACGCTGGCGATCACCACCCCGGCCAAGACCGCGGGAAGCCACAACATCGTCGTCACCAACGCGACCGGCCCGTCGACCCCCTACCCGGTCACCTACGCCTGA
- a CDS encoding phage antirepressor, with amino-acid sequence MKQANTSEVVLFQYDNADVRTLLIHGEPWFVLADLCKVLEIAAVGRVAARLDEGVRQTHTLQTAGGPQQMTIVSESGMYEVVIRSDKPEAAAFRRWITSEVLPSIRKTGGYSVQPALTEDELIHRALEVSARRLAQLTERVAKLEPKADLADTFLVAQGGARLVREVAKLFGMKERDLRRFLVEEGLLFTKHAECGDIQYDHYAEHAHHFRARETLVKHTWGTCTHYTVDVLPRGVELIRKRIKEATPPAPAA; translated from the coding sequence ATGAAACAGGCTAACACGTCTGAAGTCGTCCTGTTCCAGTACGACAACGCCGACGTACGCACTCTGCTCATCCACGGCGAGCCGTGGTTCGTGCTCGCGGATCTGTGCAAGGTGCTGGAGATCGCGGCTGTGGGCCGCGTCGCCGCCCGGCTGGATGAGGGTGTGCGTCAGACGCACACCCTTCAAACCGCGGGCGGACCGCAGCAGATGACGATCGTCTCCGAGTCCGGCATGTACGAGGTCGTCATCCGGTCGGACAAGCCGGAGGCGGCGGCCTTCCGCCGTTGGATCACCTCTGAGGTATTGCCGTCGATCCGCAAGACGGGCGGCTACTCGGTTCAGCCCGCGCTCACCGAGGACGAGCTGATCCATCGGGCGCTGGAGGTGTCGGCCCGCCGCTTGGCGCAGTTGACCGAGAGAGTGGCCAAGCTGGAGCCCAAAGCCGATCTCGCGGACACATTCCTGGTCGCTCAGGGTGGCGCGCGTCTCGTGCGTGAGGTTGCGAAGCTGTTCGGGATGAAGGAACGCGACCTGCGGCGGTTCCTCGTCGAAGAAGGACTGCTGTTCACCAAGCACGCCGAGTGTGGGGACATCCAGTACGACCACTACGCCGAGCATGCGCACCACTTCCGCGCCCGCGAAACCCTCGTCAAGCACACGTGGGGCACCTGCACCCATTACACCGTTGACGTGCTCCCGCGAGGCGTGGAACTGATTCGCAAGCGGATCAAAGAAGCCACCCCTCCCGCGCCCGCCGCGTAG
- a CDS encoding P22 phage major capsid protein family protein → MANTLLTPSVIAKKALANLYENLCMVPLVYTDVSSEWGGQKIGSTVTIRKPATFTAQTFNPASPSITVQNATETSVAVTLDKHRDVSFAITAQDLTLRLEDFDEQFLMPACEALAQEVDRAIIAQAKADFTAVAGTGTGFEWNKPEVLIEADRLLNIQKVPTSERSAVVGPTARAGWLNSDIIKHADKSGSTAALREGSIGRNLFGFDAYMTQNIVQPASSPASGQPTTEVGLAFHRTALALASAPLALPRSNTWGAMESYKGLALRVVQDYDMNLKSDVISVDILFGTKTLDANRGVLLRGELAA, encoded by the coding sequence ATGGCTAACACTCTGCTCACCCCCAGCGTCATCGCGAAGAAGGCGCTGGCAAACCTGTACGAAAACCTGTGCATGGTCCCGCTCGTCTACACCGATGTTTCCTCGGAGTGGGGCGGCCAGAAGATCGGCTCGACGGTCACCATCCGCAAGCCGGCCACCTTCACCGCACAGACCTTCAACCCGGCCTCGCCGTCGATCACCGTCCAGAACGCGACCGAGACCAGCGTGGCCGTCACCCTCGACAAGCACCGCGACGTCTCCTTCGCGATCACCGCCCAGGACCTCACCCTGCGCCTGGAGGACTTCGACGAGCAGTTCCTGATGCCCGCCTGCGAGGCGCTGGCCCAGGAAGTCGACCGCGCCATCATCGCCCAGGCCAAGGCCGATTTCACCGCCGTCGCCGGCACCGGCACCGGTTTCGAGTGGAACAAGCCCGAAGTGCTCATCGAAGCGGACCGGTTGCTGAACATCCAGAAGGTCCCGACCTCGGAGCGTTCGGCGGTTGTGGGTCCGACCGCGCGGGCGGGCTGGCTGAACAGCGACATCATCAAGCACGCCGACAAGTCCGGTTCGACCGCCGCGCTGCGTGAGGGCTCCATCGGCCGCAACCTGTTCGGTTTCGACGCCTACATGACCCAGAACATCGTGCAGCCCGCCAGCTCCCCGGCCTCGGGTCAGCCGACGACCGAGGTCGGTTTGGCGTTCCACCGGACCGCGCTCGCGCTGGCCTCGGCGCCGCTGGCCCTGCCCCGCTCCAACACCTGGGGCGCGATGGAGTCCTACAAGGGCCTGGCCCTGCGCGTCGTGCAGGACTACGACATGAACCTGAAGTCCGACGTCATCAGCGTCGACATCCTGTTCGGCACCAAGACCCTCGACGCCAACCGCGGCGTGCTGCTGCGCGGCGAACTGGCTGCCTGA
- a CDS encoding phage tail termination protein, whose amino-acid sequence MPLPPYPEFDEVMRALLSDIAPVVTFESDQIEPPYIYVTRVGGREDGVADNPVIDVEYVAATRAESKQLKTAGQERIRNAGNTAPGGFLIDVAEETSGGQYIPPQNRELRGVTATVRLSYRRPRA is encoded by the coding sequence ATGCCGCTGCCCCCCTACCCCGAGTTCGACGAAGTCATGCGGGCACTGCTCAGCGACATCGCCCCCGTCGTGACGTTCGAATCCGACCAGATCGAACCGCCATACATCTACGTCACTCGCGTCGGCGGGCGCGAAGACGGCGTCGCAGACAACCCCGTCATCGACGTCGAATACGTCGCCGCCACCCGCGCCGAATCCAAGCAGTTGAAAACCGCCGGGCAGGAACGCATCCGCAACGCAGGCAACACAGCCCCCGGCGGGTTCCTGATCGACGTCGCTGAGGAAACCTCCGGCGGCCAGTACATCCCGCCGCAGAACAGGGAACTGCGCGGCGTGACCGCCACCGTGCGCCTCTCCTACCGCAGGCCCCGCGCCTAG
- a CDS encoding DUF2510 domain-containing protein, whose translation MTYQPPQGPPPPGQYPPPAPGPGNPTGYQPPRPGLPLGTPINGRYRTNTSIGDEWWFTPLLGVVAIVFVVLWANANDVSGGGVLLLLLLAAIFVGLPFLVVRALWRVGEKRPSPPPTPTPLSPPPGFYSSPDGVTRWWDGTRWTDIVQPPRS comes from the coding sequence ATGACCTACCAGCCACCACAAGGACCGCCGCCGCCCGGGCAGTATCCCCCGCCCGCGCCCGGCCCAGGTAACCCGACGGGGTACCAGCCACCGAGGCCCGGGCTACCGCTTGGCACTCCGATCAATGGCCGCTATCGAACGAACACGAGCATCGGTGATGAGTGGTGGTTCACCCCGCTGCTTGGGGTCGTAGCCATTGTGTTTGTCGTCCTGTGGGCCAATGCCAACGACGTCAGTGGCGGAGGCGTGCTGCTCCTCCTGCTGCTAGCCGCGATCTTTGTGGGTCTCCCGTTCCTGGTCGTACGAGCGCTATGGAGGGTCGGGGAGAAGCGTCCATCGCCCCCGCCGACACCAACACCCCTCTCGCCCCCGCCCGGGTTCTATTCCTCACCAGACGGTGTCACACGCTGGTGGGATGGAACGCGATGGACGGACATCGTTCAGCCACCGCGCTCCTAG